The window gtatggcgctatctgtctccccagggatggtattatgcacttagcgtgcttgtggctgATATtcaggtatgttgtttggatcgggttgcacgctgcaatagttgATGTTGAGTATAATCCcttatatctattcttgtgtgttttgtttcccattttttGAGCGAGGTCCATAACACATTTTCGGTTGTCTAAGTAGTTACGTAGGTTGAGGAGTCCTTCCCAGAGttcatttccttatgtatcatattcgaaccggtagcttgttggcacattgtggcatcatatgaggcttttggtcgtgtctgaggtggcttattgcctaagTAGCTCGTACTAGGTGAGACGATAATTAttggatctgggatcagtgcgatccgTTTATATGAAgaatattaaagagcaaatatcgttatttggttcataatgaggtaatggttcctgtcaggaggagagactcagGGAATTGTTGACTCGGcggttggttatgaatttctacacatctctttcatcgtGGCAGTATTGTAAGAGTTGGAACAGtacttatatgtgtcatgaggtgtgctgtgagcatcagattcgtggaattttgactattgttatcagaggatgttattttGGTCATGTGGGTTAGGCAGTGCATAGTGTGGATTCGACAAaggtatacaatcatgtattggtgcatcgtgtagtgattgatgtGGTGTTGGTATGATGGGAAagaggcctggcagagaatttcggatgttggaattcgGCTCTAAGGCAAATTTGACTAAGCAAAAGAGAAATCTTCAGACTGGCTCAAGCTAGTGTGCTCAAATGAGTTGTGgtggcatgggtaggtgcacaaagtgttaaacaatgatttcagacaactccaatGCAATTATTAACATGTTCGAGTACGAacttatgtttaagtgggagagaatgtaatgacctgaccggttgttttgagctctagtgtgtcgtttggtggtttgaggccagaagtagcttcacttcaggtgttatgacttgtacgcatggccggaattgaattttgagaagttcggagttgatttggagagagaattctcatttcggaagctttaaaatggaagaatttactaaggttggatttttgagtaaaagacctcggaatcgggatttgaaggttccaataagttcgtatgatgattttggacttgggcgtatgcccggatcgggttttggatgacccgggagtgttttggAGCCTATaatggaagttagtattttggaagaatttaataaatttgggttgaagtgcatttcaatattaTCGATGTCCTTTTGGAATTCCGAATctgagaatagctctgtatggttattctggtattgggagcgcgtccgaaagtggattcggaggtccgtatgtcattttggagtcgtttggcgaaagttagaaatttgaagatttatGAGGAGTTTGACtagaagtgaactttttgatatcgggatcagattccaattccggaatttggagtaggtctgtaatgttaaatgtaacttgtgtgcaaaatttgaggtcaatcagacgtgatttgatagttttcggcatcaaatggagaagtttgaagttttagagTTCATAAAGtgtgaattggggtatgattcatgatttcggcgttgtttgagatgatttgaaggctcaactaagcTCGTTATGTGTTTTGGGATATGctggtgtgtttcgggatggtttcggaccaagtttgggtgtttgaAAGATTCAgttttctggtgttcttttgttgGTATTgcaggtatcgcaaatgcgagtattggttcgcatttgcgagaaaagcttcgcaattgcgaagaagcctaGCCTGGGCttggatcgcatttgcgagaaaggcagtcgcatttgcgagcctgacagggttcgcatttgcgagttctgGGTCGCATTTTCAACCTAGGCAGTAGAAGCccagggttcgcatttgtgatgattgtgtcgcatttgtgaccttcgcatttgcgaaccaggtgTTGCGAATTCAACATTTGAGACCTATGCACAGCTATTAATTTCGATACTTAAACCATTTAGCTCAGTTCCTTTCATATCTtaggcaatttttggagcttttggaagaggggtttcacctagcactttgaggtaagtgatCTCtacacaatatgagtttaatacatagattaacatgtaaaaattatggaaatcaagggtttagatgaaaacctaggttttggataaaaatgagatttgaccacgaaaatggtcatggaatttggtaaaaattatatatttgattccataaggttatgggtatctactttcttcgaaaattttcggaatccgggcacgtgggcccggggatgaattttaggaatcctgCATTTAGGATTGGGTAATCACcttaatagttggaatatgaatttttgagcgTATATTGATGTTTTTATACaccatttgaatagttttggattgttcgacaCCAATTTGGGGGTTTGAGCTCATTCTTGGACCAGAAAGTAGgtcttgagacgaggtaagtctcctttctaaccttgtaagagggaattaaccctgTAGGTGAAATAtttcaatatgtgcttctatttgtgggggctacgtacacacaaggtgatgagagtccatgcgtagctactattatgcttaagtccgggtagccctaggacccaaaaacatgctatacttgcaatatttgtaaccttattgTCAATTTAAATTGCATAAATcatatcgaattggtaaatgaatttctaaaaggttaaAATTCATTTTCTTGATCGTTAAAAGAGGATTGACGTTCCCTTGGATAAATGCTCCTTCAATAAATATTTGATTGACTGTTTGATCATGTTTTCCTTTTGTGGTATGGGTCGAACGCTAATCACGcctaactatgccttataaaaaggataaagcggttgttgcaaatataatccggtttacaagtccagagtcgaatcccacatagaactaaggcttagctacagttgttcactatcaccaagaatacatgcttgaacaattcctaacttatagataataaaattcttgtgtttaactaactaactaacaaattaaaataataaattaacactaaagatactacaggttggagaaaagattaaggagatCTAgtgttatgatttccccaattgtcggaatccttcctggtatgtcttctataatttcgcctaaatATTcgctaccgatcatgagcgctctaaGTGTTGTatttctctcccgagtaattacgacaatttactagacatactctcctGAGTTAAGCTAGTTGGCtttaattacagctcacttagatcgcacccaaggtttcgttatccctaatccctcctttaaacccttggttattgattcccCACAAAtgtcgggagtgatgttgttcaacaactacctaaatatgcactctctcccgagtaatacatactaaataggcacagctaattgagggcccttcaattaaccacaataataatatagttgaacaaatatagaaaatactacggctcaattatataaaaacataacaagaatttatcctacaaaaggttccatcaaaaccctagataacaaattagctattcataatagtatgtaaaactacaatattaAAAGTTATaaacaacaatgaaaaataggaagaaggaagtgagaaacttgtagaagaattccccgccttgctcctaatgtgttcttgcctccttaggtcgaatcttcggtctccttagcctccttaggtctaaattatgtcaaaagtcttcaaaataccgtttttccatgtatatataccaagtaggattGGGCCCAAACAATTACACCTTCTCCCACGCGAAAAAAACACTTTTCCCGGATCTGACTAGCGCGGTGGCCGCGCATATTGCCCAGTATTCTACCTGAATGGGCGTGGCTGCGCACTTGACGCGCCGTTTCATCCTGTtcagtttggaatttggaaaaatgtaaaacgtgaaagttgtagccctttgagttagctttccaaccatatattttGAAGCCCAAATGGAGTCCTGAAAAAAGAGTTATGTGCATGTTACTAGACAGTACGcaatatgcctgctcgattcttcgttcgctctaactatcatccgttgacccccgaacacgatcccggcttaatcccttgagATTTTACTTAgaattcaaagctccaaatcacttgaattcattccataacatctacatagctcagaatcactcctataaggcataaaatatatagttagtgcaaaacactagcaattaaagctcaaattcaattaaagtgcagtaaattagagtgtaataagcgactaaaatacgtaattataacctataatcaacaccccacacttttaaatagatacatctatggttcgcaccgcTCGACCTTCCAGCATTGTACagtttaatattatgttggatcgagccgtacgacctcgacatgattgcGCATGACTTAATCGATTGTTTTGGAATTGTTGATGATTGATGCggcctcattggccggagataaattgttaaaatattaaaataaaatctatctattaacaaaagaattgtttgcctacttcatgttattgagtttgCAGTCGTCTTATAAAACCCATGATTTAATATTATCGATATATTATTGttggccatagtaagtgtcagagtcgacctctcgtcactacttcttcgagattagacaggatacttactgggtatgcgttgttttcgtactcatactatacttgttgtacattttgttgtacagGTACATGTATGTTTAGTGGCCTTGTAGGCGCAGCTACGTGGTTtatacggggacttaggtgagctgcatcttatgagATGAttcgcaaccagcagagtctaattcagagtatttgtattttcttttctgtccaaatttgtatttcgaacagttattgtattttattttattttctagtaaatgctcatgcacttgtgacaccggagtCTGGGATGATGGTGAGAtatttaatattgaaattggaaaaagttattattattattctttaaagttcatcttttactagttaaattgaaggaaaatttatgatttcaaagatattaaattgaggatttaaataattatttagcgttggcttgcctgacagtggtgtccggcgccatcgcgacctttaatagattttgggtcgtgacattgtgtGAGGCCTCTGCTTTTGAATATTGTCTACATTTAACCTTTGTTGTACTATCTGGCCAAATTTACCTTTACTGTTATACTATCTGGCCAAATTTAGCCCTATCATcaacaaatatttaaaaattacccctTGCTTTGTTAGGTAAtccaaaatatttcttttaatttaaatcacttgttgtttTTCTTGCTCCACTATATTtagaaattaatattgatatgaATGCTAAAGTTACTAcactatacaaattattcataaatatttttaattaccaatgcATCCGCTTCTCTTCTTGTAATAATGGATTTggaataagtttaaaattttatttatttctcaaTCATATACACACAATAGATTTCAGTGGGtctatttattgtgtattatatgcagctgatcatcatgtatgtacatgtatattcaaatatattttgttattgtCTGGTTAGTATAGAGTTCGGTCGACTAACTTAATTAAGAATGCACAATATGTAGGCATTTGAATAAAGTAAAGTTGAATTCGACAATGTAAAGTCTCTAAGGAACTTCAACTTTAATCACTAATACTTGGAAAGTCTCCGTGCATTTGGTGCAACGAATTCATTAAAATTTGGATGTTGTGAATACTTTTAGACTTTAGACAAActacctaatttagatttttcaatttactatactttgtttattaacagttgtattatttaatattttttctcttatttttttccaATTCAGAAAGCGGGtaaataaattatttcaaaaatagtggACCAAGAAGAAGAATCAGTaacttaattaaaataatttaggaGATTTTGGGTTATCTGACGGACTGAGAGGTAATTTTTTAAACTTTGCTGATTGTAGGAATAAATTTGGCCAGATAGTATAACGGTAGGGATAAATTTGGCGAGATAATATAACGGAGGTTAAATGTAGACAATATTTAAAAGTAGAgggatatatttggcccttttccctaCATAATAATCAATCCAATAATAAAGCTAAGGTCATCTCCAACCCTTGCCTCCATTTCTCCTCCAAAATAGAGTAAAGTTACTCCAATCATTACTCCAATTTTTACTCCAAAAAAGaatatttcattttatattcttctctctatttaatattatattattattttttatttaaattttattttttatttctattaaagaaagtctatctttttttctttttttacatattcatcacatataatttaatataaaattattttataccataaatttttaaataatataatttttaagcAAATGTTATAGATTATACTATTTACCGTAGTTTCAATTTTATAACAACAACCTCTTGCtcttggggtagagaggctgtttccaaatagacactcgacatccttccctccaagaacttctccaccttgctcttggggagactcgaactcacaacctcttggttggaaatggaggttgcttaccatcagagcaacccctcttatctagtttcaatttttatgtactttaatttaatgtattttcaattttcatgtattttcaattttaatgtattttcagttttcacttttcaattttagcaacgtttaatattttatatttgcaccatTCATTTTTTGAGATGATTATATGATTTTCATGTACAATtgtaacttataataaaattatcttataattttatataagaataataaatgcacgaaaattaatttatcaaaattatacgccaaagttaagatgtaaattaatattattaaaatattacataaacataataagatatatataaagagataaataataaaaataataataaaataagggTGAATAGTAATGGAGGAGATGAATAGTGTCACTCCATATTTGGAGTAACACTATTCATCCCCCATTTTTGGGGTTGGagatgcattttggcaaaaaatGGCTCCATTATGGAGAAATGGGGAGGGTTGGAGATGCCCAAAAGGTTAGAGAAAAAGAGTTGCCAATTTTATGAACTAGAGTATCGGATGCTCCACTAATAAAACACAGTACAACACGCACTTGCAACTTCACCAAGTACTGTGCTTTATCTTCTTAATCAAGGCAAAAGATAATTACGACTGATTTTATGGATAGGAAAGTGATAAGAATACAATAGGCTGGAATACAAGTTGAACAATGTTTCAGAGTTAGGAAGTTCAAAGACCAAACGGAAATTTACATTTCTGATGCTACGACCCACAATTACAGGGAAACCGACTGCAGCAACATGTTTTCACGTTCAAATTATTATTATACAcaaaccccccacccccaccccaaaccaaaaaaaaaaatccatatTCAGGCAAACACACAAAGACGGGCATATCGATAATTTCTTATCCAGTCTCTGAAGCTCGTCCATAACAAGTCTCTAAATTGAACTATGTCTTGCTGTAGCAAAGTGGACCACAAGAAAATTCTAATTGATCCAGTGTCAACAGTAAATGGTACTTCCTGTAAGATTCATTAGTTCAATTCCATGAGCAGAGGTTGTAGGGTCTTATTGCTGATCTTCATCTGACCTCGACCGCATCAAGCGCCTACGCCTTCTTGGATTTGTAGGTATGTCACCACTCATGTCACTCAATATGTTAAGATCACGctcatcttcttcgtcttcgtcacCATCTTGTAGACCTAGCAGGTTTTCACCCCAAAGATACCGGCGCCTAGATAAAGGTCCAGTGGACCGGCGGTGCCTTGACAAAGCTCTTGACCTGCCACCTCTTGCTTCAGATATTGGGTCCATTGAACCAATCATCTGAAACAAGAAGAAGGTACTCAACCACCTGCTGTTTCCACCTGCACCTCGTTCCCTTTCACCGGATAGCCTGTCTCCATTCTCAATCACATAATCTCCAAGCACGACGGCACCAGGCATGGCAGAGCGAACAGCACTGACAATGTCATCATACTCTCTTTGGTTTTCAAGCCGTCTCCAAGCTTGCTGTCTGGAAGGGTCAATATCAGCAGGGCGTGCTGTCGGGTGAACTCTCCTAGCATGCCGGCGCAATTCTCTGTAGTTACCGACGAATGAGCATGACTCATGAGAGCAACTTCTATGCTTCAAATTCAGATACATTCTGGCTTCTTCCACTACTTTCCAGCCTAACACATCTCCACGGCACATAGGACACTTCAATTTCAATTTTGAGTCAGATGAGTCAGCACTTGCTGTTTCATGACTACTTCCACGTACAGTTACAGCACCTGAAGTTTGTACAGTACCTTCATGGATCACCATGTGATTATCTCTGTTACTATTTCCATGAACAATAGAACGATCGCTTAAATTTCTCAACTGCTCATCGGGGTTCTCAACAGCAATGTCCAGGTTTCCCTGTGTCATAATAGGACTGTCCCTATTTTCGGCTCTGAGTTTTTTGAAACGATCCAGGCAATTTGAATGCCTATAACTTGTATCACAAATGTATGACCGGCATCCCTTATCATGAGAGCTACAAAGGAGAAGAACAGCATTGTGTGGATG is drawn from Nicotiana tabacum cultivar K326 chromosome 22, ASM71507v2, whole genome shotgun sequence and contains these coding sequences:
- the LOC107830376 gene encoding uncharacterized protein LOC107830376, whose protein sequence is MASRKRSISNDVDMHVLYKELDEASCPVCMDHPHNAVLLLCSSHDKGCRSYICDTSYRHSNCLDRFKKLRAENRDSPIMTQGNLDIAVENPDEQLRNLSDRSIVHGNSNRDNHMVIHEGTVQTSGAVTVRGSSHETASADSSDSKLKLKCPMCRGDVLGWKVVEEARMYLNLKHRSCSHESCSFVGNYRELRRHARRVHPTARPADIDPSRQQAWRRLENQREYDDIVSAVRSAMPGAVVLGDYVIENGDRLSGERERGAGGNSRWLSTFFLFQMIGSMDPISEARGGRSRALSRHRRSTGPLSRRRYLWGENLLGLQDGDEDEEDERDLNILSDMSGDIPTNPRRRRRLMRSRSDEDQQ